The following is a genomic window from Candidatus Poribacteria bacterium.
TCTGGCTCGCGACAGTCGCCACGTCGGCGGGCGTGATGTGGTCGGGCATTTCGGCGGTTCTGAGGACGCCGCTCACATGCCTCGGAGCCGTCGCCAGCCTGTGGATCGCGCGATGGGTTCCGCCGATGGGAGCTGGGGACGGACTCGGAGTCGCCTCCGAGGTTGCGCGGATGGCAAGCCCGGTCTACGCTAGTCGCGCCACCGGCTGGGGGCGTCCGGGGGCGTGCATCGCCTATGTCGTTGTCGGCCTGGTGTGTTTGATTGTGTGCGCCAGACGCGATGACTCGCTTGACTCCCACCGACTCGAAGGAGACTGTGCGATATGACCGAAGAGAACGATGCTGTGGACGCGGCTGAAGCGCCGGAACCGAAGCCAGAACCGAAGGGAAAGTCCGCATCGCGGTCGTCGAAGAAGGCGGCGGAACCGAGCACCGGGTCCGCCGCTGCCGGTGAGGGTCCGGAACCCGCGAAGAAGCCGGCATCGAGGAAGTCGGTGAAGAGCTCGGCGATCCTCGAATCGGAACCACCGTCCGGGTTCGAAGCCTACCATCGCGGAGACTACGAGGATGCGGCCTCGCTGCTCAAGGCTCTTGCCGAAGATGAGTCGGTCGAGGAAGGGCTTCGCGCGCGGGCTGCCTACCGGTCGGCAGAGGCGTTGATCCAGCTTCAGCGTTCTCAGGAAGCGATCGCGGCGTTGCGGTCGCTCGCGGATCGGTTCCCCCTGCAACCCCTTTCCAGCGCAGGACAACGGCGCGCCGACGCCGTCGAGAAGCATCTCGCCACGTTGGTCGACGGATAGTCGGAGACGGAGCCCCCATGCGACGCGTCGATCTGCGGAGCGATACGATCACTCGACCGACGGCGGACATGCGACGAGCGATGGCGAACGCCGTCGTGGGAGACGACTGCTACGGCGAGGACCCGACCGTCGCCGAACTGGAGCGTTACGGCGCGGAGTTGATGGGCAAAGAGGCGGCGGTATTCGTCGCCAGCGGAACCATGGGCAACGCCTGCGCTCTGATGGCGCACACGCGTCCGGGCGATGCCGCCCTACTCGATGCCGAGTGCCATATCTACGTCTACGAACAGGGCGGCCTGGCTGCGCTCTGCGGCTTGCTGCCGGTGTTCTGGGATGCACTCAACGGGTGCCCATCGCCCGAAATCGTGCAGTCGATGATCGACCGGAACCCGCGCCAGTACCCTCCGCTCGGCGTCATCTGCCTGGAAAACACGCACAACCGCCGAGGCGGACGAGTGATTCGACCCGACGAGATGGCGGCTGTCCGTGCCGTCGCGCAGCACGCCGGTGTGCCTCTGCACCTCGACGGGGCGAGGATATTCAATGCCGCGACGGCATTGAGTATCTCCCCGCGCGAGATCGCCGATCAGGTCGATACGGTGCAGTTCTGCCTGTCGAAGGGCTTGTGCGCTCCCGTCGGCTCGCTTCTTGCAGGTTCCCATGGGTTCGTGGAGCGGGCTCGTCGTGCCCGCAAGCGGCTCGGAGGATCGATGCGGCAGTCCGGCGTCATCGCTGCGGCGGGCTTGGTCGCGCTCCGCGACATGCCCTCGCGCTTGTCGGAGGACCATGCCAACGCGCGGATGCTAGCGCAGGCGCTGAGCAAGCTCGATCCGCTCGGAGTCGATCCCGACGAGTTCCCGACGAACATCGTCATCCTCCGAACCGACGCGCTCGGGATCACGGCTCACGAGTTGGCGTCGATGCTGGCGAAAGAGGGCGTGCTCATCACGGTCTACGGGCCCAAGATGGCGCGGTTCGTGACGAACCACGACGCGAGCACGGAGGATGTCGAGTACGCCGCTGAAGTCGCGGTTCGCGTCTGTGGGGACTTGTTGCAGAGATCGCCCAACAGCGGCTGAGTGGTTCGTTTCGTAGATCGGTTACGATACGTAGGGGCGACCCGACGGGTCGCCCTCGTCGTGAAACGAGGCAACGCACCGCGTCGCCCCTACTCCACGTCGTCCGTTGATTGGACAGATTTCTACGAAACAGGCCACTGAGGCTGCCTACACTAAGGAGCATGGCGTGAACCGACTCCTTCCGTATGCGTCCGTCGTGCTGATCGTCGTTGCCTTCTTCGCGGGTAGGCTGACCTCGAGTCCGGGCTCGAAAGCGAGTGGCGATTACTACGCGACGGCGGCTGAGCTCTATCAGCAGGCTGCCGACCTCGACTCGCCCCCTGCCGATGCGACGGACCTCGAACGCTGGCAGAAGGTCCTCGCCGCCTATCGCGTCGTGTTCGACGAATACCCGGACAGTCCGTATGCCGATGACGCGCTCTTCGCCATCGCCTCGCGAGTCGATATGCAGGACCAGGCGGACACCGGGTTCGCGCTCTACAGACGCCTCCTCAACAACTACCCCGACAGCGAGCACGCGCCCGACGCGCTGAATGCCATCGGGGTGGCGCACTTCCAGCGCGAGACCTACGACCGCGCGGCGGTCCTGTTCCAGCAGCTCATCGACCAGTATCCGTCGAGCCCGCTGCGCGAGACGGCGACGCTCAATCTGGCGATCTGCCAGTACAAGCGCGGCAGTTACGATGAGGCGCTGACGCAGCTCGTCCGGTTCTCCGAGGAGTTCCCGGCGAGCGAGCACATCGCGGCTCCCATCTTCTATACGGGCATGGTGCTGTTCGACAAGCAGGACTATGACAACGCGCGCGTACGGTTCCAGAACATCGTCGATCTCGCCGACCCCGAGTACGCTCCCGCGGCGCAGTTCAACATCGGGCAGACCTACTTCGATCAGCGCAAGTACGACGAGGCGATTGCCGCTTATCGCCGCGCGATCACCGCTTACGCCGATAGCGAGTACGCTCAGGAGGCGAACTTCCGAATCGGGTGGGCTTTGGAGCGGCAGACGAAGTACGCGGAAGCGGTTCGCGAACTGAAAGCCGCCATCGAGAAGTATTCGACCAGCAAGAACGCCCCGGCAGCGCAGATATTCGTCGCGCAGATCTACGCCGAGGGTCTCAAGGACACCGGCAACGCCGTGGCAGCGTACCGCGCCATTGTGGACGGAACCGTCAACGTCGAGGCGATTGAGACGGATGCCCGGTCTGCCTATGATATCCGCCGCGACGCGCAGTACCGAATCGGCAAACTCTACGAGACGAAGGGCGATACACCCAACGCCATCACCGAATACGAGAAGCTGCTGAAGGACTTCCCGGAACCCCACTCGGTCGCCAACCATCGATCCAATGAGATCGACGAAGCCTACATCGTCGACATGAAGGCTGGGGCGACGCGGAACTAGTCATCCCATCTTCGAGGGAGAGGACTTGGAAAGAACGCTTGTCCTGTTCAAGCCGGACGCCGTCCAGCGCGGGCTCGTGGGTCGCATCCTGTCGCGGTTCGAAGACAAGGGAATCAAGATCGTCGGGCTGAAGATGCTGCAGGCATCTGACGAACTGGCGCGCCGTCACTACGCCGAGCACGCGGGGAGGGAGTACTACGAGCCGCTCATCGGCTTTTTCACGTCGTCACCCATCGTCGCCGTGGCGCTCGAGGGGACGAACGTGATCCGTCGAGTTCGGTCGATGGTCGGCTCTACTCAGCCGGACGCCTCGGAGCCCGGTACGATCCGCGGCGATTTCAGCTCTCACGCTCCCATGAACCTGATCCACGCCTCGGACGCTCCCGAGACGGCGGTTCGTGAGATGGCGCTCTTCTTCGACGACGCGGAGTTGTCGGACTACACGCGGTGTGACGCGCCGTGGATCGGTCTGTAATCGGTCTGTAGAGGCGGGCGGAACCTAAGCGGAACCTGAATCGTCGCCGGGAGGGAGCGGCGTCGAGCCGCCAGGAGCGAGCGCCTTCGCCTGCTCGACGCGCTGAAGGAACTTCGCACGTGCCTGCCCTGTCCGAGCGCGCAGTCGATAGGCTTGCAGCTTGTCTTCGAGCGACTTCCCACGCATCTCCTCGGTCATCATCGCCTGCGCGTGCAGCCTACCCATCGAGTCCCGGAGCTCGTTCAGCGACTGCTGGTCCGAATCGATCGACATGCCACTGAGCTGACGGTTCAACTGAATCGTCATCTTGTCGGCAGCCGCCTGAGCGATCGCGTTGTCCTTCTCCGCCTCGAGCTCTTTGATCCTGCCCTGGAACTGAACC
Proteins encoded in this region:
- a CDS encoding tetratricopeptide repeat protein; the protein is MNRLLPYASVVLIVVAFFAGRLTSSPGSKASGDYYATAAELYQQAADLDSPPADATDLERWQKVLAAYRVVFDEYPDSPYADDALFAIASRVDMQDQADTGFALYRRLLNNYPDSEHAPDALNAIGVAHFQRETYDRAAVLFQQLIDQYPSSPLRETATLNLAICQYKRGSYDEALTQLVRFSEEFPASEHIAAPIFYTGMVLFDKQDYDNARVRFQNIVDLADPEYAPAAQFNIGQTYFDQRKYDEAIAAYRRAITAYADSEYAQEANFRIGWALERQTKYAEAVRELKAAIEKYSTSKNAPAAQIFVAQIYAEGLKDTGNAVAAYRAIVDGTVNVEAIETDARSAYDIRRDAQYRIGKLYETKGDTPNAITEYEKLLKDFPEPHSVANHRSNEIDEAYIVDMKAGATRN
- a CDS encoding threonine aldolase; amino-acid sequence: MRRVDLRSDTITRPTADMRRAMANAVVGDDCYGEDPTVAELERYGAELMGKEAAVFVASGTMGNACALMAHTRPGDAALLDAECHIYVYEQGGLAALCGLLPVFWDALNGCPSPEIVQSMIDRNPRQYPPLGVICLENTHNRRGGRVIRPDEMAAVRAVAQHAGVPLHLDGARIFNAATALSISPREIADQVDTVQFCLSKGLCAPVGSLLAGSHGFVERARRARKRLGGSMRQSGVIAAAGLVALRDMPSRLSEDHANARMLAQALSKLDPLGVDPDEFPTNIVILRTDALGITAHELASMLAKEGVLITVYGPKMARFVTNHDASTEDVEYAAEVAVRVCGDLLQRSPNSG
- a CDS encoding tetratricopeptide repeat protein; the protein is MTEENDAVDAAEAPEPKPEPKGKSASRSSKKAAEPSTGSAAAGEGPEPAKKPASRKSVKSSAILESEPPSGFEAYHRGDYEDAASLLKALAEDESVEEGLRARAAYRSAEALIQLQRSQEAIAALRSLADRFPLQPLSSAGQRRADAVEKHLATLVDG
- a CDS encoding nucleoside-diphosphate kinase, with the protein product MERTLVLFKPDAVQRGLVGRILSRFEDKGIKIVGLKMLQASDELARRHYAEHAGREYYEPLIGFFTSSPIVAVALEGTNVIRRVRSMVGSTQPDASEPGTIRGDFSSHAPMNLIHASDAPETAVREMALFFDDAELSDYTRCDAPWIGL